A single genomic interval of Deltaproteobacteria bacterium harbors:
- a CDS encoding type III pantothenate kinase: MATTRKNGSVLLLDVGNTNTKIALGRPDGPGDEYVLPTNALETPDGFGLKTLDVCRHAGVDSADIQAWTVCSVVPPLDGMVRRACARFFGSPCLFVGKDISVPLENRYERPGEVGADRLVTAYAARVLFDEPDLVAVDFGTATTFDCVSGRAYVGGLICPGLLSSLRALATGTAKLPRIDLTEGSKALTIGQNTVTSLSQGMVHGFAAMVEGLKGRLGRAMGRDTILLVATGGFSSIVAAVCPAIDHLVGNLLLQGLNGLYFDVHNIIQGEEHESDQRSMGQGDS, translated from the coding sequence ATGGCAACGACACGAAAAAACGGCTCGGTTCTTCTTCTTGACGTGGGCAACACGAACACCAAGATCGCTCTGGGGCGGCCAGACGGGCCGGGGGACGAGTACGTCCTGCCGACCAATGCCCTGGAGACCCCGGACGGGTTCGGTCTGAAAACCCTGGACGTCTGTCGGCACGCCGGAGTGGATTCGGCCGACATTCAGGCATGGACCGTCTGTTCGGTGGTCCCGCCTCTGGACGGAATGGTCCGTCGGGCCTGCGCCCGGTTCTTCGGCAGCCCCTGCCTGTTCGTGGGAAAAGACATATCGGTCCCCCTGGAGAACCGCTACGAACGCCCCGGCGAGGTCGGGGCCGACCGTCTGGTGACGGCCTACGCGGCAAGGGTCCTGTTTGACGAGCCCGATCTCGTGGCTGTGGATTTCGGCACGGCCACGACCTTCGACTGCGTGTCCGGCCGGGCCTATGTGGGCGGGCTTATCTGTCCGGGGCTTTTGTCGTCCTTGCGGGCCTTGGCCACCGGCACGGCCAAGCTGCCGCGCATCGACCTGACCGAAGGGAGCAAAGCCCTAACCATCGGGCAGAACACGGTCACCAGCCTGAGCCAGGGCATGGTCCACGGGTTTGCGGCCATGGTGGAAGGACTCAAGGGCCGGCTGGGCCGGGCCATGGGGAGGGACACCATCCTGCTGGTGGCCACGGGCGGATTTTCGTCCATTGTCGCCGCAGTTTGCCCGGCCATTGACCATCTTGTCGGCAATCTTTTACTGCAAGGCCTGAACGGCCTATATTTTGACGTTCACAACATCATTCAAGGAGAAGAGCATGAGTCTGATCAGCGCAGTATGGGCCAGGGAGATTCTTGA